A single genomic interval of Camelina sativa cultivar DH55 chromosome 11, Cs, whole genome shotgun sequence harbors:
- the LOC104727097 gene encoding protein BOLA2-like yields the protein MNRVRREYIRIGSRIHSVHPFRVIRGHTKFLQIIAAQTFKQKEREMGVSKEQVEASLTSKLNPVHLEVIDTSGGCGASFVVEIVSEQFEEKRLLERHRIINAALEEEMKEIHALSIKKAQTPQQWKPISQLSETIPTTEA from the exons ATGAATAGAGTCAGAAGAGAATATATTCGGATTGGGTCCCGGATTCACTCGGTTCACCCATTTAGAGTCATTAGGGGACACACCAAGTTTTTGCAAATCATAGCTGCACAAACTTTTAAGCAGAAAGAGAGGGAGATGGGTGTATCGAAGGAGCAAGTCGAAGCTTCATTGACTTCAAAACTCAATCCTGTTCATCTG GAAGTCATCGACACATCTGGAGG CTGCGGGGCGAGTTTTGTTGTTGAGATTGTCTCGGAACAGTTTGAAGAGAAGAGATTGCTCGAGAGGCACCGCATTATAAACGCTGCtcttgaagaagagatgaaagaaaTCCATGCCCTCTCTATAAAAAAGGCTCAAACTCCACAACAATGGAAGCCAATATCACAACTCTCTGAAACAATTCCAACCACAGAGGCTTGA
- the LOC104727096 gene encoding uncharacterized protein LOC104727096: MIRRRISSIISTSLINSSVHQTAKPRFVTSSPLLQCRSSSSPIFTQIPTFMNRASSFQGIRAFSLLCLNDLRDNVPRKLKTRKGRGIGSGKGKTAGRGHKGQKARGTMKFGFEGGQTPLRRRLPKRGFKNKFKLHFQPVGLGKIAKLINAGEIDSHELITMKTLKDVGAIGKQIEDGVRLMGRGADEIKWPLHFEVSRVTVRAKEVVEAAGGSVRRVYYNKLGLRALLKPEWFEKKGRLLPKAARPPPKQQDKVDSIGRLPAPRKPIPFFAAEENKVESPIES; encoded by the exons ATGATAAGAAGAAGGATCTCATCGATCATATCAACATCACTCATCAATTCATCCGTTCATCAAACCGCAAAACCCAGATTCGTCACTTCTTCGCCACTTCTTCAATGCCGTAGTAGTAGCTCTCCGATCTTCACTCAGATTCCAACTTTTATGAACAGGGCTTCGTCGTTTCAGGGAATTAGAGCGTTcagtttattgtgtttgaacGATCTGAGAGACAATGTGCCAAGAAAACTCAAGACGAGGAAAGGTAGAGGTATTGGGTCTGGTAAAGGTAAAACTGCTGGAAGAGGTCACAAGGGGCAAAAAGCTAGAGGAACCATGAAGTTTGGTTTCGAAGGTGGTCAGACTCCATTACGACGCCGTTTACCCAAACGTGGCTTCAAGAACAAATTCAAGCTTCATTTCCAg CCGGTTGGACTAGGAAAGATAGCGAAACTCATAAACGCTGGGGAGATAGATTCTCATGAATTGATCACAATGAAAACGCTCAAG GATGTGGGAGCCATAGGAAAGCAAATAGAAGACGGAGTAAGACTAATGGGTCGTGGTGCTGATGAGATCAAATGGCCTCTTCATTTCGAG GTTTCGAGAGTGACTGTTAGGGCAAAAGAGGTGGTGGAAGCAGCAGGAGGATCAGTGAGGAGAGTGTATTACAACAAATTGGGCTTAAGGGCATTGCTTAAACCGGAATGGTTTGAGAAGAAAGGAAGGTTATTGCCAAAAGCAGCGCGACCACCTCCTAAACAACAAGATAAGGTCGATAGCATTGGACGTCTTCCAGCTCCGAGAAAGCCCATTCCCTTCTTTGCAGCTGAGGAGAACAAAGTTGAGTCTCCTATTGAATCGTGA
- the LOC104727098 gene encoding mediator-associated protein 2: MGLDYEPNEDFVVATTEEVDDAEISPEEEIWILQYPLGRGPAATQFPEVDEDFLEFDNDLDKEGIFGNFVDSSGTKVDLASYPPQDTESTMILPSENSTIAGRISRRVALVRYAEPNELLQKIKARSQQKLVGAVTNSSGKYSNPTQSSRLKSSKHSASSRSSKQKSLFSSFTEAPKSPKRKHSSSSSGKHGISTSTSSERLEKSKKKKIMKMEE, translated from the exons ATGGGATTGGATTACGAACCTAACGAAGATTTTGTAGTCGCTACCACAGAGGAAGTAGACGACGCTGAAATCAGTCCAGAGGAAGAGATTTGGATTCTCCAATATCCTTTAGGCCGA GGACCTGCTGCAACGCAGTTTCCAGAAGTCGATGAGGACTTTCTTGAGTTTGATAATGATCTTGACAAAGAAGGAATATTTGGAAATTTTGTAGATTCATCTG GTACCAAGGTTGACCTTGCTAGCTATCCTCCTCAAGATACTGAGTCAACTATGATTTTACCTTCTGAGAATTCGACCATTG CTGGGAGAATTTCTCGGCGAGTTGCGTTAGTTAGGTACGCTGAACCAAACGAGCTGCTTCAGAAGATAAAGGCAAGAAGCCAACAGAAGCTTGTTGGAGCAGTGACGAATTCCTCTGGGAAATACTCTAACCCAACTCAAAGTAGCCGTCTTAAAAGCAGCAAACACTCTGCTTCCTCACGTAGCAGCAAACAGAAGAGCTTGTTCTCTAGCTTCACCGAGGCTCCAAAGTCACCCAAAAGAAAGCATTCTAGTTCTTCCTCTGGTAAACATGGCATCTCGACAAGTACTTCTTCAGAACGATTGGAAAAgtccaaaaagaagaagattatgaagATGGAAGAGTAA
- the LOC104727099 gene encoding periaxin-like, with protein sequence MGNCAIKPKVLKDNDEDLVPVERDTAAPVDHEKDPADKSEKNNAPNNAAEEEAAAAAAARRSEKGKEILIEDDVDEHNKRPSLSHLFHEDKVIVEKEVTDLSPVKPDTNDKTGPSSEVSKLDTSALTAPIVKAPEETFDVQTRNDLEVKIPKDSQVKTPETPKAKEAEENFSENWEVKFPEELEAKKTSVVVKVGGESKLPEASEVSAPKLSEVKVTKESNVPEVLEDKNIPEVSSAPELYEIKVTKESNVPEVLEDKNIPEVSAPGLSEIKVTKESEVLEDKDIQEVSEVKSDEVKAAESELLKVSEVKSTEDLEIKVPEVFEVKTPDTSNVKVTDESEVKVKDESEVKTEAKTAEETEVSEFKDAQETIVTSEEDKEIVLPKTEDEAKDVSLEKQVKESTTTLCDLGTK encoded by the exons ATGGGAAACTGTGCCATCAAGCCAAAGGTTCTCAAAGATAATGACGAGGATCTTGTTCCGGTAGAGCGAGATACGGCGGCTCCTGTTGATCATGAAAAGGATCCGGCTGACAAGAGCGAGAAGAACAATGCTCCTAATAACGCCGCGGAGGAAGAAGCAGCTGCGGCTGCTGCTGCACGACGGAGCGAGAAGGGAAAAGAGATTTTGATTGAAGATGACGTGGACGAACACAACAAACGCCCATCTCTCAGTCACTTGTTTCACGAG GACAAGGTAATAGTGGAGAAAGAAGTAACCGATCTATCTCCGGTAAAACCAGATACTAATGACAAAACCGGTCCTTCTTCAGAGGTTTCAAAGCTTGATACTTCTGCTCTAACCGCTCCTATTGTCAAAGCTCCAGAAGAAACCTTTGACGTTCAGACACGAAATGACCTCGAAGTTAAGATTCCAAAAGATTCTCAGGTTAAGACTCCTGAAACTCCTAAAGCTAAGGAAGCTGAAGAGAATTTTTCAGAGAATTGGGAAGTTAAGTTTCCAGAGGAGTTGGAAGCTAAGAAAACATCAGTAGTTGTTAAGGTTGGAGGAGAGTCAAAACTTCCAGAAGCATCTGAGGTTTCTGCTCCTAAGTTGTCTGAAGTAAAGGTTACAAAAGAATCAAATGTTCCTGAGGTCTTGGAGGATAAGAATATTCCAGAGGTTTCTTCTGCTCCTGAACTGTATGAAATTAAGGTTACAAAAGAGTCAAATGTTCCTGAGGTATTGGAGGATAAGAATATTCCAGAAGTTTCTGCTCCTGGATTGTCTGAAATTAAGGTTACAAAAGAGTCTGAGGTCTTGGAGGATAAGGATATTCAAGAAGTTTCTGAAGTTAAGAGTGATGAAGTTAAAGCAGCAGAATCAGAACTTTTAAAGGTTTCAGAAGTTAAATCTACAGAGGATTTAGAGATTAAAGTACCAGAAGTTTTTGAAGTCAAGACTCCTGATACATCAAACGTTAAGGTTACAGATGAATCGGAAGTTAAGGTTAAAGATGAATCAGAAGTTAAGACTGAGGCTAAGACTGCAGAAGAGACAGAAGTATCAGAGTTTAAGGATGCTCAAGAGACGATCGTTACATCTGAGGAAGACAAAGAAATTGTGTTGCCTAAAACAGAGGATGAAGCAAAAGATGTGTCTTTGGAGAAGCAAGTCAAAGAGTCTACTACGACATTGTGTGATTTAGGAACCAAATGA